A region from the Ciconia boyciana chromosome 1, ASM3463844v1, whole genome shotgun sequence genome encodes:
- the FBXL3 gene encoding F-box/LRR-repeat protein 3 isoform X1 — protein MRSAAGSRQVLLGLKNEVEKNQDKCCSSVFHDSMFRMKRGRKTNEANTSSSEETTEKESKRHKVIDDNTIVVQSPDWANLLQDIILQVFQYLPLLDRAHASQVCRSWNQVFHMPDLWRCFEFELNQPATSYLRATHPELIKQIIKRHSNHLQYVSFKVDSSKESAEAACDILSQLVNCSLKTLGLISTARPSFMDLPKSHFISALTVVFVNSKSLSSLKIDDTPVDDPSLKVLVANNSDTLKLLKMSSCPHVSPAGILCVADQCHGLRELALNYHLLSDELLLALSSEKHVRLEHLRIDVVSENPGQTQFHTIQKSSWDAFIKHSPKVNLVMYFFLYEEEFDPFFRYEIPVTHLYFGRSVSKDVLGRVGMTCPRLVELVVCANGLRPLDEELIRIAERCKYLSAVGLGECEVSCSAFVEFVKMCGGRLSQLSIMEEVLIPDQKYSLEQIHWEVSKHLGRVWFPDMMPTW, from the exons ATGCGAAGCGCAGCAGGGAGCCGCCAG GTGCTACTgggattaaaaaatgaagttgaaaaGAATCAAGACAAATGCTGTTCATCAGTCTTTCATGACAGTATGTTCAG aatGAAACGAGGAAGGAAAACTAATGAGGCCAACACCAGTTCATCTGAAGAGACAACAGAGAAAGAGTCCAAGAGACACAAGGTTATAGATGATAACACCATAGTTGTGCAGAGTCCTGACTGGGCGAACCTGCTTCAAGACATTATCCTGCAGGTGTTTCAGTACTTGCCCCTTCTGGATCGTGCTCATGCATCGCAGGTCTGCCGAAGCTGGAACCAAGTGTTTCATATGCCTGATCTCTGGAGGTGTTTTGAGTTTGAACTGAATCAACCAGCTACGTCTTACTTGAGGGCCACGCATCCTGAACTAATCAAGCAAATAATAAAGAGGCATTCCAATCACCTGCAGTATGTAAGCTTCAAG gtggACAGTAGCAAGGaatctgcagaagcagcttgtGATATTTTATCACAGCTTGTGAATTGCTCTCTGAAAACACTTGGGCTAATTTCAACTGCCCGGCCAAGCTTCATGGATTTACCAAAG tctcaCTTCATTTCTGCACTGACAGTGGTGTTTGTAAACTCCAAATCCCTCTCGTCACTTAAGATTGATGATACACCAGTAGATGATCCATCTCTCAAAGTGCTAGTGGCTAACAACAGTGACACGCTCAAACTGTTGAAAATGAGCAGTTGTCCTCATGTTTCTCCAGCTG GTATCCTTTGCGTCGCTGACCAGTGTCATGGTTTACGTGAGTTGGCGCTGAACTACCACCTTCTGAGTGATGAGCTTCTGCTTgctttgtcttctgaaaaacatGTCAGGTTAGAACACTTGCGCATTGATGTCGTCAGTGAAAATCCTGGACAGACTCAGTTCCACACGATTCAGAAGAGCAGCTGGGACGCTTTCATCAAGCATTCTCCTAAAGTAAATTTAGTAATGTACTTTTTCTTGTATGAAGAAGAGTTTGACCCATTCTTTCGTTATGAAATACCTGTCACTCACCTTTACTTTGGAAGATCGGTAAGCAAAGATGTACTTGGCCGCGTTGGAATGACGTGTCCTCGGTTAGTTGAACTGGTGGTGTGCGCCAATGGATTACGGCCACTGGATGAGGAGCTGATCCGTATCGCAGAACGCTGCAAGTATCTGTCAGCCGTTGGCCTAGGAGAATGTGAAGTCTCTTGCAGTGCCTTTGTTGAGTTTGTGAAGATGTGTGGTGGTCGTCTCTCTCAGCTTTCTATTATGGAGGAAGTTTTGATTCCTGATCAGAAATACAGCTTAGAGCAGATTCATTGGGAAGTTTCAAAGCATCTCGGTAGAGTCTGGTTCCCGGACATGATGCCCACATGGTAA
- the FBXL3 gene encoding F-box/LRR-repeat protein 3 isoform X2 has translation MKRGRKTNEANTSSSEETTEKESKRHKVIDDNTIVVQSPDWANLLQDIILQVFQYLPLLDRAHASQVCRSWNQVFHMPDLWRCFEFELNQPATSYLRATHPELIKQIIKRHSNHLQYVSFKVDSSKESAEAACDILSQLVNCSLKTLGLISTARPSFMDLPKSHFISALTVVFVNSKSLSSLKIDDTPVDDPSLKVLVANNSDTLKLLKMSSCPHVSPAGILCVADQCHGLRELALNYHLLSDELLLALSSEKHVRLEHLRIDVVSENPGQTQFHTIQKSSWDAFIKHSPKVNLVMYFFLYEEEFDPFFRYEIPVTHLYFGRSVSKDVLGRVGMTCPRLVELVVCANGLRPLDEELIRIAERCKYLSAVGLGECEVSCSAFVEFVKMCGGRLSQLSIMEEVLIPDQKYSLEQIHWEVSKHLGRVWFPDMMPTW, from the exons atGAAACGAGGAAGGAAAACTAATGAGGCCAACACCAGTTCATCTGAAGAGACAACAGAGAAAGAGTCCAAGAGACACAAGGTTATAGATGATAACACCATAGTTGTGCAGAGTCCTGACTGGGCGAACCTGCTTCAAGACATTATCCTGCAGGTGTTTCAGTACTTGCCCCTTCTGGATCGTGCTCATGCATCGCAGGTCTGCCGAAGCTGGAACCAAGTGTTTCATATGCCTGATCTCTGGAGGTGTTTTGAGTTTGAACTGAATCAACCAGCTACGTCTTACTTGAGGGCCACGCATCCTGAACTAATCAAGCAAATAATAAAGAGGCATTCCAATCACCTGCAGTATGTAAGCTTCAAG gtggACAGTAGCAAGGaatctgcagaagcagcttgtGATATTTTATCACAGCTTGTGAATTGCTCTCTGAAAACACTTGGGCTAATTTCAACTGCCCGGCCAAGCTTCATGGATTTACCAAAG tctcaCTTCATTTCTGCACTGACAGTGGTGTTTGTAAACTCCAAATCCCTCTCGTCACTTAAGATTGATGATACACCAGTAGATGATCCATCTCTCAAAGTGCTAGTGGCTAACAACAGTGACACGCTCAAACTGTTGAAAATGAGCAGTTGTCCTCATGTTTCTCCAGCTG GTATCCTTTGCGTCGCTGACCAGTGTCATGGTTTACGTGAGTTGGCGCTGAACTACCACCTTCTGAGTGATGAGCTTCTGCTTgctttgtcttctgaaaaacatGTCAGGTTAGAACACTTGCGCATTGATGTCGTCAGTGAAAATCCTGGACAGACTCAGTTCCACACGATTCAGAAGAGCAGCTGGGACGCTTTCATCAAGCATTCTCCTAAAGTAAATTTAGTAATGTACTTTTTCTTGTATGAAGAAGAGTTTGACCCATTCTTTCGTTATGAAATACCTGTCACTCACCTTTACTTTGGAAGATCGGTAAGCAAAGATGTACTTGGCCGCGTTGGAATGACGTGTCCTCGGTTAGTTGAACTGGTGGTGTGCGCCAATGGATTACGGCCACTGGATGAGGAGCTGATCCGTATCGCAGAACGCTGCAAGTATCTGTCAGCCGTTGGCCTAGGAGAATGTGAAGTCTCTTGCAGTGCCTTTGTTGAGTTTGTGAAGATGTGTGGTGGTCGTCTCTCTCAGCTTTCTATTATGGAGGAAGTTTTGATTCCTGATCAGAAATACAGCTTAGAGCAGATTCATTGGGAAGTTTCAAAGCATCTCGGTAGAGTCTGGTTCCCGGACATGATGCCCACATGGTAA